The following is a genomic window from Deltaproteobacteria bacterium.
GAAAAAACCGCTTAAGAAGTGGATAGAGTAAAAAAGGAGGATGTCATGGCAAAGATAATAATCATAGGCGCTTCAACAGGCGGACTGCCTGCTGCATACGAAATGAAAAAGATGCTTGGCAGCTGGCACGAGGTCATTGTCATCTCTGATACTGAGATTTTCCATTTTGTCCCTTCCAATCCCTGGGTTGCGGTGGGCTGGAGGGCAAGAAAGGACACAGCCTTTTCTTTAAAGCCTTATCTGGAAAAGAAGGGCATTGGTTTAATTGCAGAGGCAGCACAGAAGATTGACCCGCAACAAAAGCAGGTAACAACTATCAAGGGGACTGTAATTTCATACGATTATCTTGTCATAGCCACAGGGCCTAAACTTGCATTTGATGAAGTGGAAGGATTAGGGCCAGAAAGGAATACCGTATCCGTCTGCACCATAGACCATGCAGAAAAGGCGTACGAGACATATCAGAAATTTATTAAAGAGCCGGGACCAATTGTTGTGGGCGCTGTGCAGGGGGCATCGTGCTTCGGTCCTGCGTATGAGGTTGCCTTTATTTTAGATACTGACCTGCGGAGAAGAAAGATCCGTAAAAAGGTCCCCATAACTTTTGTGACATCAGAGCCGTACATAGGCCATCTTGGGCTGAGCGGTGTAGGTGATTCAAAGGGCATGCTGGAGCATGAATTCCGCGAGAGGCATATAAACTGGCATACCAATGCAAAGGTAAAAAGGATTGAGCAGGGGAAGATGGTGGTTGATATCGTGAACGAAGGAGAGAAGGATATCCCATTCAAATATTGCATGATGATACCGGCTTTCAAAGGTGTGGATGCTGTGAGCAGTGTTGAAGGGCTTTGCAATCCAAGAGGCTTTGTCATTGTTGATGCCTATCAGCGGTCTCCTAAATATCCGGACATCTATGCTGTTGGCGTGTGCATAGCCATTGCGCCGGAGCCAACCCCTGTGCCCACAGGCGTGCCAAAGACAGCCTATATGATAGAGAGTATGGTAACAGCATCAGCCCATAATATAAAATCATCTATTGAGGGTAACCCTGTTTCCGCAAAGGCAACATGGAATGCGATATGCCTTGCTGATATGGGGGATACAGGCATAGCCTTTGTGGCAATGCCCCAGATACCGCCACGAAACGTTACATGGGCAAAGAAAGGGAAATGGGTGCATCTGGCAAAGGTTGCCTTTGAAAGATATTTTATACGAAAGATGAAAAAGGGCGTGAGCGAGCCGTTCTATGAGAAGGCGATTTTAAATGCAATGGGGATTAAAAAATTAGAATAACCGCCAAGATAAGTGGTGAGTGGTCAGTGTTGAGTGCTTATGGCGAGAATTAAGAATTATGAATTAAGAATTACGAATTTGTTAACAGGTGTCATACTGTTTTCACTGCTTACTGTTCACTGGGCACTGTCCACTGCCTCTTATGCCGCCGAACTCCACGGTTTTCTGCAGGGCAACTATTCCTACAGGACATCCGATACACACTGCTATGGTGCAGCCCCATGTGACAAATATTGGCTTTTGATAGAGGAGAGGGCGCAGATAAGCCCGTTGTATGAAGATCCTTCCGGCACATTTACGGCAAAGGCAAAGCTGGATTTCTTTCATGATGCTGCTGTGGACAGTGATTTTGACATGGATGTCAGGGAGGCATATTTTACCCTGCAGGGAGGCTCATCTGACGCAAAAATCGGGAGGCAGATTATTACATGGGGTCTTGGCGACCTTGTATTTATAAACGATGTTTTCCCAAAGGACTGGACTGCATTCATAATCGGCAGGCCGATAGAGTATTTTAAAAAAGGCATAGATGGCGCTAAATTCGGGTTATATGGCGAGGCGGTCAATGGAGAGCTGATAATCATCCCAACATTTGAACCGGATACGCTCCCTGATTCCAGGAGACTTTTATACTTTGACCCATTGCCGCAGGTAACAAACAGAGATATTAAGGAGCCTGCTGAAAAGCCTTCCAATACAGAGATTGCACTCAGGCTTTACCGCTCCATATACGAGTTTGACACATCCCTTTATTTTTACAAGGGCTATTACAGGACACCTTCCAGCCCAAAGGACTCCACCCTTACAAAGGTAAATCATTTTTATCCTGAACTTAAGGTCTATGGCGCATCTACACAGGGCGCAGCATTTGGAGGGGTTTTAAGCCTTGAGGCAGGATATTATCATTCCCAGGACAATGCGGGCTCTGACCCTGAGATAGAAAATTCCCAGGTAAGGTATCTTGCAGGCTTTCAAAAGGCATTTGCAGGCGATTTCACAGCGAGCGTCCAGTATTATGTGGAGAGAATGATGAATTATGAAGAATACACAAAGACACTTGATTCAAGCTTTCCAAGAACAGACCGGACAAGGGAATTGTATTCCATAAGGCTTGCACAGCTTTTACATTATCAGACAATAAGGCTTTCTCTATTCACCTTTTATAGTCCGACGGATAAAGATTACTTTGTAAACCCAGAGATAAAATACAATATTACTGATAATCTCTGGACAAACCTTGGGGCGAACCTTTTTGGCGGTGAACAGTCAAGCACATCCCTGGGCCAGTTCAGGCACGATGATAATGTTTACTGGAATATAAGGTATGAGTTTTAATATTCCCACCATTACCGTCACAGACTGATTATCTCAAATTCCCGCCTTTCTACCCCTTCTCTACTCCGCTCAAACCACGGCTCCTTTTCCCTCTGGAGCGCAAAAAAAGGCGCCTTGAGTTTTAAGAGACCCAAGGCGCCTTTGCCTTATACTTTAACACCACATCACTGCAGCGTTTTTTACTGCTTACTGCTATACCGACCTTATCCTTTCCTCACCACCTGATATATGATAAGCCTCAACCCCGTGTTCACCTATGTCAAGACCCATGGTTTCCTCCTCTTCGCTTACCCTAAGGCCGAAGAGCGCCTTTATAACATACCAAGCGATAAGGCTGATGATGAAGGTAAATGCCCCTATACCGACGATACCCACTATCTGCGCAAAGAACAACTTTGTCCCGCCAAATAAAAGCCCATTCCCTGTCGTACCCGGCATAAACCTGTCTTCTGCAAAGAGTCCGAGCGCAAATGTGCCAAACACCCCGTTAACAAGATGGACAGACAGCGCACCCACAGGGTCGTCCAACTGTAACTTGTCAAACATGATTACAGCAAGGACAACCAGGACACCTGCTATAAGGCCTATAATCAGGGAGCTTGGCACGCTCACAAAGGCACAAGGGGCAGTTATAGCCACAAGACCAGCCAAGGTACCGTTTAATATCATGGAAAGATCAGGTTTGCCCAGCATAAGCCATGCTGTAAGTGTGGCGGCCAAGGTAGCGGCTGCTGCTGCCGTATTGGTAGTTAGGGCTATTCTGGCAATGGCATCCGCATCGGCAGCCATTGTGGAACCTGGATTGAATCCGAACCAGCCCAGCCACAGGATGAGCGCACCCAATGTTGCCGTGGACATATTATGAGCGGGTATTGGATTCACCTTCCCGTCCTTTCCATATTTCCCAATCCTCGCTCCCAGAACGATTACACCTGCTAAAGCTGCCCAACCGCCTATAGAATGAACTACTGTAGAACCTGCAAAATCAAACATCCCAATCTTTGCCAGCCAGCCGCCGCCCCATATCCAGTGACCGCCTATAGGATAGACGATACCTACTATTATGAAGGAGAAGACAATGAAGCTTAAAAATTTTATCCTCTCTGCCACTGCGCCCGATACTATGGTTGCTGCTGTCCCTGCAAATACCAGTTGGAAGAAGAACTTGGCAAAAAGCGGAACGCCTGTCCAGTTCATGGCAGAATATACACCCTTATATGCATCCCCTGTTGTAGGGCTGTTATCCGTCCCGCCCAGGAAAAGGAGCCCCTTTATCCCAAAGAAGGCATTTCCGTCGCCAAACATTAGCCCCCAGCCTATGATATAAAAGGCTATGGAGGCTATCGCAAAGACAACGAAGTTCTTTGCAAGTATATTCACGGTATTTTTTGCTCTGCACAGCCCTGATTCAACGAGCGCGAACCCCGCGTTCATCCAGAATACGAGGAAGGCTGTGACCAAAACCCATATGGTGTCCATGGCCACCTTGTGTGAGGCCAATATCTCGTCAATACTTGGCGCCTTTTGTGCTGGTTGCGCTGCAACCGCAGGCGCTGCCCCCTGTTCTGTTGCCACAGTGGACTGTGCCTCATCTGCCGCCACTATCGCCGGCATAAAAAGATATGCTGTAAGCATTAGCGCTGTTATTATTTTTTTAAACATCTTTTATATCCTCCTTCTTATAAAAATTTGAAATTCTACAGGGCGTCTTTCCCTCGCTCTCCTGTTCTTATCCTGACGGTCTCTTCTATAGAGGAAACAAATATCTTGCCGTCTCCGATCTTGCCTGTCTTTGCTGCGCCTGTTATTGCCTCCACCACCTTGCCGGCCATCTCCTCTGTTGTTACCACCTCTATCTTTACCTTGGGCAGGAAATCAACCACATATTCAGCGCCTCTGTAGAGTTCTGTATGCCCTTTCTGCCTTCCGAAACCCTTTACCTCAGTAACGGTCATACCTTCTATATGAATATCGTTCAAAGCTTTTTTGACCTCGTCAAGTTTAAAAGGTTTTATTATCGCCTCAATCTTTTTCATTGGATTTCACCTCCATAAGAACTTCGGTTCTTCAAAAAATAAGCTCACATTCCCATCGGACATCATTGCCCGGTCTATTCCTTTGATTTAGAACATATATACAAGACCTAATACGACACGGCTCTGGCTGTCTTCTATAAATTTGCCATCTTTATCCTCATATATTTTATCGTCCGACATATCCGTTCGATATTCCAGTCTGGTTAAAAGACTTCCTGCAATGGTCCTCTCGGCAGTCAGAGTGATTTCCTGAATCTTGTTTCCGTCTGGTGTTGTGCCAGCAAACATAACATTATTTTTGTCATCCGCTATTTCATACCGGAGGGCCAGTGTATAGGGATCCTGCTTCCATTTGGCATAAGCTGCGATGCCAGAATATTTCTGTGATGTACCTGTCAGGGAATCCTGTGTTCCATAATTATAATCAACCATGAATGATAGGGAATCAGTGGCATTATAACTGACAATTGCCTCATAGACCTGGCGGTTATTAGCTGAACCCACAAAATCCTCCGGCCCGATCCAACTCAGGATGATTGGAAGTTGTGGGATAGGGGTAATCCCTACCTGTAGGCCATAGGTCTTGTTTCCATTATTCTCAGTAACATTGTTCCAACCATTGTAAATATAACCATTAACGAAGAGTTTGTCGGAAATAGGGTAATTCGCTCTTAAACCTGCATGATAGTAAGGTATAGCGCAGCAAAACAGGAGCCCCCGTGTATAGTTCCAGTTATCTTTAGACTCGATAACCTCGGCACCCATGTGGGTGACGAATTTTCCATAATCGAGATTTAACTTGAAAGGAGATGCCCAGCTCACATAGACCTGCTGCAGATGTCTAAATGTACTCTCGGCAGTGGATACAGTATCGCAGTTAGTTGCTCCGCAGTGAACAAAATCTGTGGCAGGGCCAAAATCCAGATCTATCCTAAAACCTACCGGATCGGATGTCTTGGATATTACTAACTCAGCCAGGTTAAGGCTAAATGTATTATGCTCGAAATCAAAATTCGTGGTGGATGGATTAGATGTACTTGTGTTGCGTCTGCTGTTGGGATTGTTAAGGTTGTAACTATAATACATATCCACAAATCCTGATATCTCTACCCCCTTTTCAGCCGCACTTACTTCATAGAGAGTCCGATGGGGCTTTGCAATAGGCTCATCAGCCGCACCGCTATCTGAGACCGAGTAGGTCACAGACAATAAAGCTAATATCAACACCCATAATCCTTTTTTCATGTTCTTTTTCCTCCTTTGTGTTTTTTTAAGTTGTATCTTCAATTATTATGTCTGCAATACTTGTGCCAATATATTTGGCTGATATTACTGTGTATTTCTCAGCCATTCGGGGCTTTCTATTATGGAAACTGCTTAACTTTTAACCACCAATGCCTATCTATCAATCACGGCATGGGCATACTATGGAATATTCCTTGTCCCGAAAATACCGTTTATACCCCATCCCCACCCTGACCCTCCCCTTGAAGGGGAGGGAGGAAAAGCTTTCCTCTCCCTCAGAAGAGGATTCCCTACTTTGTCTCCTCTCCCTCAGGGAGAGGATTAAGGTGAGGGTGGGTTAGATTTTCATGCCCCTTGCTGCGAGATAAGCGCTCATGTGTGTTTCACCAGATTGAAAAATCTCGAGAAGATTACCTCGCCGTATCTATGGACGGTCTCTATGTGATTAGCCGTTTCCTTGATGATATTCTTTGGATTTATGTATGCATTTACAGAGGCCAATTCTCTATCGTTTAGAGCAATCCAGTTTTTTATCATATCTTCTGTCACCTCAAGATGAAACTGAAGGCCATACGCATTCTTACCGACTTTTATTATTTGATTGGGAAACAATTCTGAAGACGCAAGGCATTTACTGGGGACAGATTTTAAATCTGTCCCCAAATCAAATGTGTCACCGTGCCACTGAAAAACCGTAAACTCATCAGGCAGGCCGATGAAAATACTGTCCCTTTTACCCTCATCACTCAACTTTATCTTATACCAGCCAATTTCCTTCTTTTTCCCCTTGTATACATCCGCTCCTGCTGCCTTTGCCAGTATCTGCGCGCCAAGGCATATGCCAAGTATTGGCGTATCATCTTTAATGGCGCTTTTTATAAGCGTAATCTCGTCTCTTATAAATGGATAAATATCCTCTTCGTATACGCCCATTGGCCCGCCGAATATTATGAGTCCATTGTAGCCTTCAAGGCTTCTTGGTATCTTGTCGTTTTTAAAAATCCTTATCAAATCGGTTTGGATTCCTCTCTGTTTTACAGCCTTATTTATTATCCCCAATCCCTCACTTTCTACATGCTGGAGAACGAGAACCCTTGACATTACCTTCCCCCTTCCAATGCAGCAATCAGTATCTCCGCAATCTCTTTCATTGGCCTTCTTTTGTCCATACTTAACTTTTGAATGCGTGAAAATGCACCTCTTTCTGACAATCCTTCCTTCTCCATTAAAAGACCCTTCGCCCTTTCTATCACTTTCCTTGCCTCTATTGACTCTTTCAATTCCAGATTTTGTTTGCTCACAATTTGAAATTCCTTGAACCTTGATATGGCAAGTTCAATGGTCGGCAACAGGTCTTCTTCTCGTATCGGCTTTACAAGATATGCCATAACGCCAGCATCAGCAGCCCTCTTTATAGTCTCTTCATCTTTTTTTGCTGTTAAAAGAATTACAGGAGTTGGCTTCAGCTTATTTATTGCCATTGCAGCTTCAATGCCATCCATACCCGGCAGCTTAACATCCATCAATACCGCATCCGGAGATAGTTTCTGCATCAGCTCTACTGCGTCAAGGCCGCTGTCGCCTTCGCCAATAACCTCGCAGCCGATATATGTTAAAAGACCCTTTAATACAAATCTCTGGTCGGCATTATCGTCAATTATGATTACCTTCCTCTTCATCACATTAAATTGCAATGCAATTATAATGCCAAAAGAAGCAGGCAATGGGTAATTGGCTATAGACAATAGGAAAAAACCTATAGCCCATAAATTGTAGCCCATAACCTGTATTTTTTGTGATTTTATATGAAGCGGTGATGGATAAAATTTGGGCAGAATATCAAAAAAATATTATACGAAGATAAACTCTTTAAGAAGACAACCAATTTTCTATTGATAATCCTGGTATCCTTTCAAAATGCTTCGTATTACTCGTAATTAAAACCATACGGTTTGATAACGCAATTGAGGCAATTCTTAAATCAGGCTCTCCAATTGGTGTGCCCTGTTTTTCCAATTCGGCCCTCAACTTACCATAAATATACGCAGATGCCTTATCAAAAGTAAGAATATTAATATTTGGCAAAACTTGTTTTGAAAGTTTTTCTAAAAAATGGTCTGCGCTTAAACCCTTTTTACAAGCCCCATATACCATTTCACCAACATTTATTGCAGTTGTAAATTGTTGTTCAGGGGGAACTTCGGCGATTTTACTGACAAGTAAAGACGGTGGATTTTTTTTTATAATATGACTTATAGTATCTGTATCAAATAAAAACATGTTTATAAGGCCACGCTACGGTCAAACGCTTTTTCCCTTTTCCTATATATATCTTCTACAAATTCATCAATACCATCATAATCTTCCCATGCGCCAATAGCAGCTAAAAGACCGCCTTTAAGCTCAATTTTAAGTTCCGTAGTTTGTATAAACAGCACATTTATCGCATCTATTTTGATATAAGTAGGGCTTACTATAAATTCTCCATATAAAGGCTCAGCCGTAAAGTAAGCTTTATTATCTATCAAATCCACCTCTGCTGCTGATGTAAAATTCATTGTCATTCACCCCTTTCTAACCAACCCTGATAAGTTGTACTTATATTTATCTGTGGTAACGGATGCGCTGGTATTTTTATCAAT
Proteins encoded in this region:
- a CDS encoding FAD-dependent oxidoreductase, which produces MAKIIIIGASTGGLPAAYEMKKMLGSWHEVIVISDTEIFHFVPSNPWVAVGWRARKDTAFSLKPYLEKKGIGLIAEAAQKIDPQQKQVTTIKGTVISYDYLVIATGPKLAFDEVEGLGPERNTVSVCTIDHAEKAYETYQKFIKEPGPIVVGAVQGASCFGPAYEVAFILDTDLRRRKIRKKVPITFVTSEPYIGHLGLSGVGDSKGMLEHEFRERHINWHTNAKVKRIEQGKMVVDIVNEGEKDIPFKYCMMIPAFKGVDAVSSVEGLCNPRGFVIVDAYQRSPKYPDIYAVGVCIAIAPEPTPVPTGVPKTAYMIESMVTASAHNIKSSIEGNPVSAKATWNAICLADMGDTGIAFVAMPQIPPRNVTWAKKGKWVHLAKVAFERYFIRKMKKGVSEPFYEKAILNAMGIKKLE
- the amt gene encoding ammonium transporter codes for the protein MDTIWVLVTAFLVFWMNAGFALVESGLCRAKNTVNILAKNFVVFAIASIAFYIIGWGLMFGDGNAFFGIKGLLFLGGTDNSPTTGDAYKGVYSAMNWTGVPLFAKFFFQLVFAGTAATIVSGAVAERIKFLSFIVFSFIIVGIVYPIGGHWIWGGGWLAKIGMFDFAGSTVVHSIGGWAALAGVIVLGARIGKYGKDGKVNPIPAHNMSTATLGALILWLGWFGFNPGSTMAADADAIARIALTTNTAAAAATLAATLTAWLMLGKPDLSMILNGTLAGLVAITAPCAFVSVPSSLIIGLIAGVLVVLAVIMFDKLQLDDPVGALSVHLVNGVFGTFALGLFAEDRFMPGTTGNGLLFGGTKLFFAQIVGIVGIGAFTFIISLIAWYVIKALFGLRVSEEEETMGLDIGEHGVEAYHISGGEERIRSV
- a CDS encoding P-II family nitrogen regulator, with the protein product MKKIEAIIKPFKLDEVKKALNDIHIEGMTVTEVKGFGRQKGHTELYRGAEYVVDFLPKVKIEVVTTEEMAGKVVEAITGAAKTGKIGDGKIFVSSIEETVRIRTGERGKDAL
- a CDS encoding porin, which translates into the protein MKKGLWVLILALLSVTYSVSDSGAADEPIAKPHRTLYEVSAAEKGVEISGFVDMYYSYNLNNPNSRRNTSTSNPSTTNFDFEHNTFSLNLAELVISKTSDPVGFRIDLDFGPATDFVHCGATNCDTVSTAESTFRHLQQVYVSWASPFKLNLDYGKFVTHMGAEVIESKDNWNYTRGLLFCCAIPYYHAGLRANYPISDKLFVNGYIYNGWNNVTENNGNKTYGLQVGITPIPQLPIILSWIGPEDFVGSANNRQVYEAIVSYNATDSLSFMVDYNYGTQDSLTGTSQKYSGIAAYAKWKQDPYTLALRYEIADDKNNVMFAGTTPDGNKIQEITLTAERTIAGSLLTRLEYRTDMSDDKIYEDKDGKFIEDSQSRVVLGLVYMF
- a CDS encoding type 1 glutamine amidotransferase, whose product is MSRVLVLQHVESEGLGIINKAVKQRGIQTDLIRIFKNDKIPRSLEGYNGLIIFGGPMGVYEEDIYPFIRDEITLIKSAIKDDTPILGICLGAQILAKAAGADVYKGKKKEIGWYKIKLSDEGKRDSIFIGLPDEFTVFQWHGDTFDLGTDLKSVPSKCLASSELFPNQIIKVGKNAYGLQFHLEVTEDMIKNWIALNDRELASVNAYINPKNIIKETANHIETVHRYGEVIFSRFFNLVKHT
- a CDS encoding response regulator encodes the protein MKRKVIIIDDNADQRFVLKGLLTYIGCEVIGEGDSGLDAVELMQKLSPDAVLMDVKLPGMDGIEAAMAINKLKPTPVILLTAKKDEETIKRAADAGVMAYLVKPIREEDLLPTIELAISRFKEFQIVSKQNLELKESIEARKVIERAKGLLMEKEGLSERGAFSRIQKLSMDKRRPMKEIAEILIAALEGGR
- a CDS encoding type II toxin-antitoxin system VapC family toxin; the encoded protein is MFLFDTDTISHIIKKNPPSLLVSKIAEVPPEQQFTTAINVGEMVYGACKKGLSADHFLEKLSKQVLPNINILTFDKASAYIYGKLRAELEKQGTPIGEPDLRIASIALSNRMVLITSNTKHFERIPGLSIENWLSS